In one window of Homo sapiens chromosome 14 genomic patch of type FIX, GRCh38.p14 PATCHES HG1_PATCH DNA:
- the CARMIL3 gene encoding capping protein, Arp2/3 and myosin-I linker protein 3, translated as MAKPSVELTRELQDSIRRCLSQGAVLQQHHVKLETKPKKFEDRVLALTSWRLHLFLLKVPAKVESSFNVLEIRAFNTLSQNQILVETERGMVSMRLPSAESVDQVTRHVSSALSKVCPGPGCLIRRGNADTPEGPRDTSPNSETSTSTTHSVCGGFSETYAALCDYNGLHCREEVQWDVDTIYHAEDNREFNLLDFSHLESRDLALMVAALAYNQWFTKLYCKDLRLGSEVLEQVLHTLSKSGSLEELVLDNAGLKTDFVQKLAGVFGENGSCVLHALTLSHNPIEDKGFLSLSQQLLCFPSGLTKLCLAKTAISPRGLQALGQTFGANPAFASSLRYLDLSKNPGLLATDEANALYSFLAQPNALVHLDLSGTDCVIDLLLGALLHGCCSHLTYLNLARNSCSHRKGREAPPAFKQFFSSAYTLSHVNLSATKLPLEALRALLQGLSLNSHLSDLHLDLSSCELRSAGAQALQEQLGAVTCVGSLDLSDNGFDSDLLTLVPALGKNKSLKHLFLGKNFNVKAKTLEEILHKLVQLIQEEDCSLQSLSVADSRLKLRTSILINALGSNTCLAKVDLSGNGMEDIGAKMLSKALQINSSLRTILWDRNNTSALGFLDIARALESNHTLRFMSFPVSDISQAYRSAPERTEDVWQKIQWCLVRNNHSQTCPQEQAFRLQQGLVTSSAEQMLQRLCGRVQEEVRALRLCPLEPVQDELLYARDLIKDAKNSRALFPSLYELGHVLANDGPVRQRLESVASEVSKAVDKELQVILESMVSLTQELCPVAMRVAEGHNKMLSNVAERVTVPRNFIRGALLEQAGQDIQNKLDEVKLSVVTYLTSSIVDEILQELYHSHKSLARHLTQLRTLSDPPGCPGQGQDLSSRGRGRNHDHEETTDDELGTNIDTMAIKKQKRCRKIRPVSAFISGSPQDMESQLGNLGIPPGWFSGLGGSQPTASGSWEGLSELPTHGYKLRHQTQGRPRPPRTTPPGPGRPSMPAPGTRQENGMATRLDEGLEDFFSRRVLEESSSYPRTLRTVRPGLSEAPLPPLQKKRRRGLFHFRRPRSFKGDRGPGSPTTGLLLPPPPPPPPTQESPPSPDPPSLGNNSSPCWSPEEESSLLPGFGGGRGPSFRRKMGTEGSEPGEGGPAPGTAQQPRVHGVALPGLERAKGWSFDGKREGPGPDQEGSTQAWQKRRSSDDAGPGSWKPPPPPQSTKPSFSAMRRAEATWHIAEESAPNHSCQSPSPASQDGEEEKEGTLFPERTLPARNAKLQDPALAPWPPKPVAVPRGRQPPQEPGVREEAEAGDAAPGVNKPRLRLSSQQDQEEPEVQGPPDPGRRTAPLKPKRTRRAQSCDKLEPDRRRPPDPTGTSEPGTD; from the exons ATGGCCAAGCCCAGCGTGGAGCTCACCCGCGAGTTGCAAG ACAGCATCCGGAGGTGCCTGAGCCAAGGGGCCGTGCTCCAACAACATCATGTGAAGTTGGAGACAAAGCCCAAGAAGTTTGAGGACCGAGTGCTG GCCCTGACCTCCTGGCgcctccacctcttcctccttaAAGTCCCGGCCAAG GTGGAGAGCTCCTTCAATGTCCTGGAGATCCGTGCCTTCAACACGCTCAGTCAGAATCAG ATCCTGGTGGAGACGGAGCGTGGCATGGTGAGCATGCGACTGCCATCAGCTGAAAGTGTGGACCAGGTGACACGACATGTGAGCTCTGCCCTGTCCAAGGTCTGCCCTGGCCCTGG GTGTTTGATCCGGCGTGGAAACGCAGACACCCCAGAGGGGCCCCGAGATACATCCCCCAACTCTGAGACTTCCACATCTACCACCCACAGTGTCTGCG GTGGCTTCTCTGAGACCTACGCTGCTCTGTGTGACTACAATGGGCTACACTGCCGTGAGGAGGTTCAATGG GATGTGGACACCATCTACCATGCTGAAGATAACCGGGAGTTCAATCTTTTGGATTTCAGCCACTTGGAGAGCCG AGACTTGGCCCTAATGGTAGCAGCCCTGGCCTACAACCAGTGGTTCACCAAACTCTACTGCAAGGACTTGCGGCTG GGCTCTGAAGTGCTAGAACAGGTGCTACATACCCTAAGCAAGTCGGGGAGCCTCGAAGAGCTGGTGCTGGACAACGCCGGGCTTAAGAC GGACTTTGTCCAGAAGCTGGCCGGGGTGTTTGGGGAGAACGGGAGCTGTGTGCTGCATGCCCTCACTCTGTCCCACAACCCCATCGAGGACAAGG GTTTTCTCAGTCTGAGCCAGCAGCTCCTCTGCTTCCCCTCTGGCCTCACCaaactgtgcctggccaagactgcCATTTCCCCTCGAG GGCTCCAGGCACTCGGCCAGACCTTCGGGGCAAACCCAGCATTTGCCAGCTCCCTTCGATACCTGGACCTGAGCAAGAATCCTGGGCTCCTCGCCACGGATGAGGCCAAT GCCCTCTACAGTTTCCTGGCCCAACCCAACGCCCTGGTGCACCTGGACCTGTCAGGAACTGACTGCGTCATCGACTTG CTTCTCGGTGCCCTGCTCCACGGCTGCTGCTCCCACCTCACCTACCTCAACCTGGCTCGCAACAGCTGCTCCCACag GAAGGGTCGAGAGGCCCCGCCGGCCTTCAAGCAGTTCTTCAGCAGCGCCTACACACTGAGCCACGTCAATCTGTCGGCCACAAAGCTGCCCCTGGAGGCCCTCAG GGCGCTGCTTCAGGGCCTCTCCCTCAACAGTCACCTCAGTGACCTGCACCTGGATCTCAGCAGCTGCGAG CTCCGTTCAGCGGGAGCCCAAGCCTTGCAGGAGCAGCTGGGAGCTGTCACCTGTGTAGGCAGCCTGGATCTGTCAGACAATG GGTTCGACTCGGACCTCCTGACACTGGTGCCTGCACTTGGCAAGAACAAGTCCCTCAAGCACCTGTTTTTGGGCAAGAACTTCAATGTCAAGGCCAA GACCCTGGAGGAGATCCTCCACAAGCTGGTGCAGCTGATCCAGGAAGAGGACTGT TCCCTGCAGTCACTGTCGGTGGCAGACTCCCGGCTGAAGCTTCGCACCAGCATCCTCATCAATGCCCTGGGCAGCAACACCTGCCTGGCCAAGGTGGATCTGAGCGGCAATGGCATGGAGGACATCGGGGCCAAGATGCTGTCTAAGGCCCTGCAGATAAACTCCTCCCTCAG AACTATCCTATGGGATCGGAACAATACATCTGCCCTGGGCTTCCTGGACATCGCAAGGGCCCTGGAGAG CAACCACACGCTGCGCTTCATGTCCTTCCCCGTGAGCGACATCTCCCAAGCCTATCGCAGCGCGCCTGAGCGCACCGAGGACGTCTGGCAGAAG atccaatggtgcttagTGAGGAACAACCACTCCCAGACGTGCCCCCAGGAGCAGGCCTTCAGGTTGCAGCAGGGCCTGGTGACCAGCAGCGCCGAGCAA atGCTGCAGCGGCTGTGTGGACGAGTGCAGGAGGAGGTGCGGGCCCTGAGACTATGCCCCCTGGAGCCTGTGCAGGATGAGCTACTCTACGCTCGGGACCTCATCAAAGATGCCAAGAACTCCCGGGCG CTGTTTCCCAGCCTCTATGAGCTGGGCCACGTGCTGGCCAATGATGGGCCTGTGCGGCAGAGGCTGGAATCAGTAGCAAGTGAGGTGTCCAAAGCTGTGGACAAGGAGCTGCAG GTGATCCTGGAGTCCATGGTCAGCCTGACACAGGAGTTATGCCCTGTGGCCATGCGGGTGGCCGAGGGACACAACAAGATGCTGAGCAATGTGGCGGAGCGTGTCACTGTGCCCCGGAACTTCATCCGAGGGGCACTGCTGGAGCAAGCAGGACAGGACATTCAGAACAAGCTGGA TGAAGTGAAGCTCTCAGTCGTCACCTACCTAACCAGCTCCATAGTGGATGAGATCCTGCAAGAGCTCTACCATTCCCACAAGAGCCTG GCCCGGCACCTGACCCAGCTAAGGACGCTGTCAGATCCACCAGGGTGCCCAGGCCAAGGGCAGGATCTGTCCTCCCGGGGCCGAGGCCGGAACCATGACCATGAGGAGACCACAGATGATGAACTTGGGACCAACATT GACACCATGGCCATCAAAAAGCAGAAACGCTGCCGCAAGATTCGGCCGGTGTCTGCCTTCATCA GCGGGAGCCCTCAGGACATGGAAAGCCAACTGGGGAATCTGGGGATCCCCCCTGGCTGGTTCTCAGGACTTGGGGGCAGCCAGCCCACAGCTAGTGGCTCCTGGGAAGGTCTATCTGAGCTGCCCACTCATGGTTACAAACTAAGGCATCAAACACAAGGGAGGCCCCGCCCCCCCAGGACCACACCTCCAGGACCTGGTCGACCCAGT atgccagcacctggGACTCGTCAGGAGAATGGGATGGCCACCCGCCTGGATGAAGGGCTGGAGGACTTCTTCAGCCGAAGGGTCCTGGAGGAAAGTTCTAG CTACCCCCGGACTCTGAGGACCGTGCGGCCAGGACTCTCGGAGGCACCGCTGCCTCCACTCCAGAAGAAGAGGCGCCGGGGCCTGTTTCACTTTCGCCGGCCCCGGAGCTTCAAGGGGGACAGGGGGCCGGGGTCCCCTACCACTGgactcctcctccctccacccccaccccctcccccgacTCAGGAGAGCCCCCCTAGCCCAGACCCCCCAAGCCTCGGCAATAACTCCTCTCCCTGCTGGAGCCCAGAGGAGGAGAGCAGCCTCCTCCCTGGATTTGGTGGGGGCCGGGGACCTTCCTTCCGCCGGAAGATG GGCACTGAGGGGTCAGAGCCAGGGGAGGGGGGCCCAGCCCCTGGGACAGCACAGCAGCCAAGGGTTCACGGTGTTGCCCTTCCCGGGTTGGAAAGAGCCAAGGGTTGGAGCTTCGATGGGAAACGAGAG GGCCCAGGCCCAGACCAGGAGGGCAGCACCCAGGCCTGGCAGAAACGGCGCTCTTCAGACGACGCAG GGCCTGGATCCTGGAAGCCCCCACCACCGCCCCAAAGCACCAAACCAAGCTTCAGCGCCATGCGCAGAGCAGAGGCCACATGGCACATAG CTGAAGAGAGTGCCCCCAACCACAGCTGCCAGagtcccagcccagcctcccaagatggggaagaggagaaggaggggaccCTCTTCCCAGAGAGGACACTTCCAGCTAGGAATGCCAAG CTACAGGACCCCGCTCTAGCTCCATGGCCTCCCAAGCCAGTGGCTGTGCCCAGGGGCCgccagcctccccaggagccaggggtcagggaggaggctgaggctggagatgcAGCTCCAGGAGTCAACAAACCCCGGCTGAGGCTGAGCTCACAGCAAGACCAAGAGGAGCCCGAAGTCCAAG GGCCCCCTGATCCAGGCCGGCGGACTGCCCCCCTGAAGCCCAAGAGGACACGGCGGGCACAGTCCTGTGACAAGCTGGAACCTGATAGAAGACGGCCTCCTGACCCCACAG GAACCAGTGAGCCAGGAACAGACTGA
- the CARMIL3 gene encoding capping protein, Arp2/3 and myosin-I linker protein 3 isoform X3, with translation MAKPSVELTRELQDSIRRCLSQGAVLQQHHVKLETKPKKFEDRVLALTSWRLHLFLLKVPAKVESSFNVLEIRAFNTLSQNQILVETERGMVSMRLPSAESVDQVTRHVSSALSKVCPGPGCLIRRGNADTPEGPRDTSPNSETSTSTTHSVCGGFSETYAALCDYNGLHCREEVQWDVDTIYHAEDNREFNLLDFSHLESRDLALMVAALAYNQWFTKLYCKDLRLGSEVLEQVLHTLSKSGSLEELVLDNAGLKTDFVQKLAGVFGENGSCVLHALTLSHNPIEDKGFLSLSQQLLCFPSGLTKLCLAKTAISPRGLQALGQTFGANPAFASSLRYLDLSKNPGLLATDEANALYSFLAQPNALVHLDLSGTDCVIDLLLGALLHGCCSHLTYLNLARNSCSHRKGREAPPAFKQFFSSAYTLSHVNLSATKLPLEALRALLQGLSLNSHLSDLHLDLSSCELRSAGAQALQEQLGAVTCVGSLDLSDNGFDSDLLTLVPALGKNKSLKHLFLGKNFNVKAKTLEEILHKLVQLIQEEDCSLQSLSVADSRLKLRTSILINALGSNTCLAKVDLSGNGMEDIGAKMLSKALQINSSLRTILWDRNNTSALGFLDIARALESNHTLRFMSFPVSDISQAYRSAPERTEDVWQKIQWCLVRNNHSQTCPQEQAFRLQQGLVTSSAEQMLQRLCGRVQEEVRALRLCPLEPVQDELLYARDLIKDAKNSRALFPSLYELGHVLANDGPVRQRLESVASEVSKAVDKELQVILESMVSLTQELCPVAMRVAEGHNKMLSNVAERVTVPRNFIRGALLEQAGQDIQNKLDEVKLSVVTYLTSSIVDEILQELYHSHKSLARHLTQLRTLSDPPGCPGQGQDLSSRGRGRNHDHEETTDDELGTNIDTMAIKKQKRCRKIRPVSAFISGSPQDMESQLGNLGIPPGWFSGLGGSQPTASGSWEGLSELPTHGYKLRHQTQGRPRPPRTTPPGPGRPSQMPAPGTRQENGMATRLDEGLEDFFSRRVLEESSSYPRTLRTVRPGLSEAPLPPLQKKRRRGLFHFRRPRSFKGDRGPGSPTTGLLLPPPPPPPPTQESPPSPDPPSLGNNSSPCWSPEEESSLLPGFGGGRGPSFRRKMGTEGSEPGEGGPAPGTAQQPRVHGVALPGLERAKGWSFDGKREGPGPDQEGSTQAWQKRRSSDDAGPGSWKPPPPPQSTKPSFSAMRRAEATWHIAEESAPNHSCQSPSPASQDGEEEKEGTLFPERTLPARNAKLQDPALAPWPPKPVAVPRGRQPPQEPGVREEAEAGDAAPGVNKPRLRLSSQQDQEEPEVQGPPDPGRRTAPLKPKRTRRAQSCDKLEPDRRRPPDPTGTSEPGTD, from the exons ATGGCCAAGCCCAGCGTGGAGCTCACCCGCGAGTTGCAAG ACAGCATCCGGAGGTGCCTGAGCCAAGGGGCCGTGCTCCAACAACATCATGTGAAGTTGGAGACAAAGCCCAAGAAGTTTGAGGACCGAGTGCTG GCCCTGACCTCCTGGCgcctccacctcttcctccttaAAGTCCCGGCCAAG GTGGAGAGCTCCTTCAATGTCCTGGAGATCCGTGCCTTCAACACGCTCAGTCAGAATCAG ATCCTGGTGGAGACGGAGCGTGGCATGGTGAGCATGCGACTGCCATCAGCTGAAAGTGTGGACCAGGTGACACGACATGTGAGCTCTGCCCTGTCCAAGGTCTGCCCTGGCCCTGG GTGTTTGATCCGGCGTGGAAACGCAGACACCCCAGAGGGGCCCCGAGATACATCCCCCAACTCTGAGACTTCCACATCTACCACCCACAGTGTCTGCG GTGGCTTCTCTGAGACCTACGCTGCTCTGTGTGACTACAATGGGCTACACTGCCGTGAGGAGGTTCAATGG GATGTGGACACCATCTACCATGCTGAAGATAACCGGGAGTTCAATCTTTTGGATTTCAGCCACTTGGAGAGCCG AGACTTGGCCCTAATGGTAGCAGCCCTGGCCTACAACCAGTGGTTCACCAAACTCTACTGCAAGGACTTGCGGCTG GGCTCTGAAGTGCTAGAACAGGTGCTACATACCCTAAGCAAGTCGGGGAGCCTCGAAGAGCTGGTGCTGGACAACGCCGGGCTTAAGAC GGACTTTGTCCAGAAGCTGGCCGGGGTGTTTGGGGAGAACGGGAGCTGTGTGCTGCATGCCCTCACTCTGTCCCACAACCCCATCGAGGACAAGG GTTTTCTCAGTCTGAGCCAGCAGCTCCTCTGCTTCCCCTCTGGCCTCACCaaactgtgcctggccaagactgcCATTTCCCCTCGAG GGCTCCAGGCACTCGGCCAGACCTTCGGGGCAAACCCAGCATTTGCCAGCTCCCTTCGATACCTGGACCTGAGCAAGAATCCTGGGCTCCTCGCCACGGATGAGGCCAAT GCCCTCTACAGTTTCCTGGCCCAACCCAACGCCCTGGTGCACCTGGACCTGTCAGGAACTGACTGCGTCATCGACTTG CTTCTCGGTGCCCTGCTCCACGGCTGCTGCTCCCACCTCACCTACCTCAACCTGGCTCGCAACAGCTGCTCCCACag GAAGGGTCGAGAGGCCCCGCCGGCCTTCAAGCAGTTCTTCAGCAGCGCCTACACACTGAGCCACGTCAATCTGTCGGCCACAAAGCTGCCCCTGGAGGCCCTCAG GGCGCTGCTTCAGGGCCTCTCCCTCAACAGTCACCTCAGTGACCTGCACCTGGATCTCAGCAGCTGCGAG CTCCGTTCAGCGGGAGCCCAAGCCTTGCAGGAGCAGCTGGGAGCTGTCACCTGTGTAGGCAGCCTGGATCTGTCAGACAATG GGTTCGACTCGGACCTCCTGACACTGGTGCCTGCACTTGGCAAGAACAAGTCCCTCAAGCACCTGTTTTTGGGCAAGAACTTCAATGTCAAGGCCAA GACCCTGGAGGAGATCCTCCACAAGCTGGTGCAGCTGATCCAGGAAGAGGACTGT TCCCTGCAGTCACTGTCGGTGGCAGACTCCCGGCTGAAGCTTCGCACCAGCATCCTCATCAATGCCCTGGGCAGCAACACCTGCCTGGCCAAGGTGGATCTGAGCGGCAATGGCATGGAGGACATCGGGGCCAAGATGCTGTCTAAGGCCCTGCAGATAAACTCCTCCCTCAG AACTATCCTATGGGATCGGAACAATACATCTGCCCTGGGCTTCCTGGACATCGCAAGGGCCCTGGAGAG CAACCACACGCTGCGCTTCATGTCCTTCCCCGTGAGCGACATCTCCCAAGCCTATCGCAGCGCGCCTGAGCGCACCGAGGACGTCTGGCAGAAG atccaatggtgcttagTGAGGAACAACCACTCCCAGACGTGCCCCCAGGAGCAGGCCTTCAGGTTGCAGCAGGGCCTGGTGACCAGCAGCGCCGAGCAA atGCTGCAGCGGCTGTGTGGACGAGTGCAGGAGGAGGTGCGGGCCCTGAGACTATGCCCCCTGGAGCCTGTGCAGGATGAGCTACTCTACGCTCGGGACCTCATCAAAGATGCCAAGAACTCCCGGGCG CTGTTTCCCAGCCTCTATGAGCTGGGCCACGTGCTGGCCAATGATGGGCCTGTGCGGCAGAGGCTGGAATCAGTAGCAAGTGAGGTGTCCAAAGCTGTGGACAAGGAGCTGCAG GTGATCCTGGAGTCCATGGTCAGCCTGACACAGGAGTTATGCCCTGTGGCCATGCGGGTGGCCGAGGGACACAACAAGATGCTGAGCAATGTGGCGGAGCGTGTCACTGTGCCCCGGAACTTCATCCGAGGGGCACTGCTGGAGCAAGCAGGACAGGACATTCAGAACAAGCTGGA TGAAGTGAAGCTCTCAGTCGTCACCTACCTAACCAGCTCCATAGTGGATGAGATCCTGCAAGAGCTCTACCATTCCCACAAGAGCCTG GCCCGGCACCTGACCCAGCTAAGGACGCTGTCAGATCCACCAGGGTGCCCAGGCCAAGGGCAGGATCTGTCCTCCCGGGGCCGAGGCCGGAACCATGACCATGAGGAGACCACAGATGATGAACTTGGGACCAACATT GACACCATGGCCATCAAAAAGCAGAAACGCTGCCGCAAGATTCGGCCGGTGTCTGCCTTCATCA GCGGGAGCCCTCAGGACATGGAAAGCCAACTGGGGAATCTGGGGATCCCCCCTGGCTGGTTCTCAGGACTTGGGGGCAGCCAGCCCACAGCTAGTGGCTCCTGGGAAGGTCTATCTGAGCTGCCCACTCATGGTTACAAACTAAGGCATCAAACACAAGGGAGGCCCCGCCCCCCCAGGACCACACCTCCAGGACCTGGTCGACCCAGT cagatgccagcacctggGACTCGTCAGGAGAATGGGATGGCCACCCGCCTGGATGAAGGGCTGGAGGACTTCTTCAGCCGAAGGGTCCTGGAGGAAAGTTCTAG CTACCCCCGGACTCTGAGGACCGTGCGGCCAGGACTCTCGGAGGCACCGCTGCCTCCACTCCAGAAGAAGAGGCGCCGGGGCCTGTTTCACTTTCGCCGGCCCCGGAGCTTCAAGGGGGACAGGGGGCCGGGGTCCCCTACCACTGgactcctcctccctccacccccaccccctcccccgacTCAGGAGAGCCCCCCTAGCCCAGACCCCCCAAGCCTCGGCAATAACTCCTCTCCCTGCTGGAGCCCAGAGGAGGAGAGCAGCCTCCTCCCTGGATTTGGTGGGGGCCGGGGACCTTCCTTCCGCCGGAAGATG GGCACTGAGGGGTCAGAGCCAGGGGAGGGGGGCCCAGCCCCTGGGACAGCACAGCAGCCAAGGGTTCACGGTGTTGCCCTTCCCGGGTTGGAAAGAGCCAAGGGTTGGAGCTTCGATGGGAAACGAGAG GGCCCAGGCCCAGACCAGGAGGGCAGCACCCAGGCCTGGCAGAAACGGCGCTCTTCAGACGACGCAG GGCCTGGATCCTGGAAGCCCCCACCACCGCCCCAAAGCACCAAACCAAGCTTCAGCGCCATGCGCAGAGCAGAGGCCACATGGCACATAG CTGAAGAGAGTGCCCCCAACCACAGCTGCCAGagtcccagcccagcctcccaagatggggaagaggagaaggaggggaccCTCTTCCCAGAGAGGACACTTCCAGCTAGGAATGCCAAG CTACAGGACCCCGCTCTAGCTCCATGGCCTCCCAAGCCAGTGGCTGTGCCCAGGGGCCgccagcctccccaggagccaggggtcagggaggaggctgaggctggagatgcAGCTCCAGGAGTCAACAAACCCCGGCTGAGGCTGAGCTCACAGCAAGACCAAGAGGAGCCCGAAGTCCAAG GGCCCCCTGATCCAGGCCGGCGGACTGCCCCCCTGAAGCCCAAGAGGACACGGCGGGCACAGTCCTGTGACAAGCTGGAACCTGATAGAAGACGGCCTCCTGACCCCACAG GAACCAGTGAGCCAGGAACAGACTGA